A window from Engraulis encrasicolus isolate BLACKSEA-1 chromosome 13, IST_EnEncr_1.0, whole genome shotgun sequence encodes these proteins:
- the LOC134461586 gene encoding E3 SUMO-protein ligase ZBED1-like yields the protein MSTETSPSVSMIMPLQSMVLKAMAQSADDSSAIKDAKAAISKDLQSRYSDPSLQDYLHRATALDPRFKSLPHLDEACVDKIWGDLTIEVVNLEKQAQQGIEAQASTSSSGAESGPPETSPPSKKSAMATVFADFFTTEATASAKPLSDVIKEEVTSYKQAGCISVDEDPLAWWKSNAHKYPHVAKLAQRDLAVPDATRWQQTS from the exons ATGAGTACAGAAACATCCCCCTCCGTCTCAATGATCATGCCACTGCAGAGCATGGTGCTGAAAGCAATGGCACAAAGTGCAGATGACAGTTCTGCCATCAAAGACGCCAAGGCAGCCATCAGCAAGGATCTCCAAAGCAGATACAGTGATCCTAGCCTTCAGGACTATCTACACAGAGCCACAGCACTAGACCCAAGGTTCAAGTCCCTGCCTCATCTAGATGAAGCCTGTGTTGACAAAATCTGGGGTGACCTCACAATAGAAGTTGTGAACCTCGAAAAGCAG GCTCAACAAGGCATTGAAGCCCAGGCAAGCACTTCATCCTCAGGAGCAGAATCCGGCCCGCCAGagacctctcctccctccaaaaAATcggccatggcaacagtttttgCAGACTTTTTTACAACAGAGGCAACAGCAAGTGCAAAACCTTTGTCAGATGTCATAAAGGAAGAGGTCACATCCTACAAGCAAGCTGGCTGCATCTCTGTAGATGAAGATCCCCTCGCATGGTGGAAGAGCAATGCACACAAGTATCCCCATGTGGCGAAGCTGGCACAACGTGACCTGGCTGTCCCAG atgccaccagatggcagcaaaCATCCTGA